In Streptomyces sp. SLBN-118, the following are encoded in one genomic region:
- a CDS encoding glycosyltransferase family 2 protein has translation MKLGAVVITMGNRPDDLRALLDSVAKQDGDPIEVVVVGNGAPVIDVPEGVRTVDLPDNLGIPGGRNVGIEAFGPSGSDVDALLFLDDDGLLPNSDTGELVRGAFEADPGLGIVSFRIADPETGLTQRRHVPRLRASDPMRSSRVTTFLGGANAVRTKVLAEVGSLPDEFFYAHEETDLAWRALDAGWAIDYRSDMVLFHPTMPPSRHAVYHRMVARNRVWLARRNLPAPLIPVYLGVWVLLTLLRRSSLPALKAWFGGFREGWQTPCGPRRPIKWRTVWRLTRLGRPPVI, from the coding sequence ATGAAGCTCGGGGCGGTCGTCATCACGATGGGCAACCGCCCCGACGACCTGCGTGCCCTCCTCGATTCGGTCGCCAAGCAGGACGGCGACCCGATCGAGGTCGTCGTGGTCGGCAACGGCGCTCCGGTGATCGATGTCCCCGAGGGTGTACGCACCGTGGACCTGCCCGACAATCTGGGCATTCCGGGCGGTCGCAATGTCGGCATCGAAGCCTTCGGCCCCTCCGGCTCCGACGTCGACGCGCTGCTCTTCCTCGACGACGACGGTCTGCTGCCCAACAGCGACACCGGCGAACTGGTGCGGGGGGCCTTCGAGGCCGATCCGGGGCTCGGCATCGTCAGCTTCCGCATCGCCGACCCGGAGACCGGGCTCACCCAGCGCCGCCACGTCCCGCGACTGCGCGCCTCCGACCCGATGCGCTCCTCCCGGGTGACAACGTTTCTCGGCGGCGCCAACGCCGTGCGTACGAAGGTCCTCGCCGAGGTGGGCTCCCTGCCCGACGAGTTCTTCTACGCCCATGAGGAGACGGACCTCGCCTGGCGGGCGCTGGACGCTGGGTGGGCGATCGACTACCGCTCGGACATGGTGCTGTTCCATCCGACGATGCCGCCGTCCCGGCACGCGGTCTACCACCGCATGGTGGCCCGCAACCGGGTCTGGCTGGCCCGCCGCAACCTGCCCGCGCCCCTGATCCCCGTCTACCTCGGCGTCTGGGTGCTGCTCACTCTGCTGCGGCGGTCCTCGCTGCCCGCCCTGAAGGCATGGTTCGGAGGTTTCAGGGAAGGCTGGCAGACTCCCTGTGGTCCCCGTCGGCCCATCAAGTGGCGTACGGTGTGGCGCCTGACCCGGCTGGGCCGCCCTCCTGTCATCTGA
- a CDS encoding sugar phosphate nucleotidyltransferase has translation MIGLVLAAGAGRRLRPYTDTLPKALVPVDGDTTVLDLTLGNFAEIGLTEAAIVVGYRKEAVYERKAALEAKYGLRLTLVDNDKAEEWNNAYSLWCARDVLKQGVILANGDTVHPVSVERTLLDARGNGQKIILALDTVKHLADEEMKVVTDGDSGIRRITKLMDPATATGEYIGVTLIEPEAADELADALKTTFERDPDLYYEDGYQELVNRGFTVDVAPIGDVKWVEIDNHDDLAKGREIACLY, from the coding sequence ATGATCGGCCTCGTACTGGCAGCCGGTGCCGGACGGCGTCTTCGCCCCTACACCGACACGCTTCCGAAGGCCCTCGTGCCCGTCGACGGTGACACCACCGTCCTCGACCTCACCCTCGGGAACTTCGCCGAGATCGGTCTCACCGAGGCGGCCATCGTGGTCGGCTACCGCAAGGAGGCCGTCTACGAGCGCAAGGCCGCGCTGGAGGCGAAGTACGGGCTGCGGCTCACCCTCGTCGACAACGACAAGGCGGAGGAGTGGAACAACGCCTACTCCCTGTGGTGCGCGCGTGACGTCCTCAAGCAGGGCGTGATCCTCGCCAACGGCGACACCGTCCACCCCGTCTCCGTCGAGCGCACCCTGCTCGACGCCCGCGGCAACGGCCAGAAGATCATCCTCGCGCTCGACACGGTGAAGCACCTCGCCGACGAGGAGATGAAGGTCGTCACCGACGGCGACAGTGGTATACGGCGCATCACCAAGCTGATGGACCCGGCCACCGCCACCGGCGAGTACATCGGCGTCACCCTCATCGAGCCCGAGGCCGCCGACGAACTCGCCGACGCGCTGAAGACCACCTTCGAGCGCGACCCCGACCTCTACTACGAGGACGGCTACCAGGAGCTCGTGAACCGCGGCTTCACGGTGGACGTGGCCCCCATCGGCGACGTCAAGTGGGTCGAGATCGACAACCACGACGACCTCGCGAAGGGCCGTGAGATCGCGTGCCTGTACTGA
- the hpnE gene encoding hydroxysqualene dehydroxylase HpnE: MRSRHAVVVGGGLAGITAALQLAEAGMSVTLAEGRTRLGGLAFSFRRGDLTVDNGQHVYLRCCTAYSWFLDRIDGAHLAPLQDRLDVPVLDVARRRGPRLGRLRRTALPVPLHLAGGLATYPHLSLAERAAVARAALALQKLDPADPALDGIDFATWLGRHGQSRRAIEALWDLVGVATLNATAPHASMGLAAMVFKTGLLSEPGAADIGWARVPLGDLHDTLARKALDSAGVHTELSTRVRCISRAELGRWQVEVDGELLEADTVVLAVPQREAHALLPEGALEDPDRLLDIGTAPILNIHVLYDRKVLRRPFFAALGTPVQWVFDRTEASGFTGGQYLALSQSAAEDEIDTPVAVLRERYLPELERLLPAARGAGVRDFFVTRERTATFAPSPGVGRLRPGARTRAPGLYLAGAWTATGWPATMESAVRSGFSAAGAALSALGRPHEHPLKEAA; this comes from the coding sequence ATGCGCTCCCGGCACGCGGTGGTGGTCGGCGGAGGGCTCGCCGGCATCACCGCGGCGCTGCAACTCGCCGAGGCGGGAATGAGCGTCACCCTGGCCGAAGGCCGCACCCGACTGGGCGGCCTCGCCTTCTCCTTCCGCCGCGGAGACCTGACCGTCGACAACGGCCAGCATGTGTACCTGCGCTGCTGCACCGCGTACAGCTGGTTCCTGGACCGGATCGACGGCGCTCATCTCGCCCCGCTCCAGGACCGTTTGGATGTGCCGGTCCTGGATGTGGCGCGCAGGCGCGGACCTCGCCTCGGCCGGCTGCGCCGCACCGCCCTGCCCGTTCCGCTGCACCTCGCGGGCGGCCTGGCCACCTACCCGCACCTCTCGCTCGCCGAGCGCGCCGCCGTCGCACGCGCCGCGCTCGCGCTGCAGAAGCTCGACCCCGCCGACCCGGCACTGGACGGCATCGACTTCGCGACCTGGCTGGGCCGGCACGGCCAGTCGCGGCGCGCCATCGAGGCCCTCTGGGACCTCGTCGGCGTGGCGACCCTGAACGCCACCGCGCCCCACGCCTCCATGGGACTGGCCGCAATGGTCTTCAAGACCGGACTGCTCTCCGAGCCGGGCGCCGCCGACATCGGCTGGGCCCGCGTGCCGCTCGGCGACTTGCACGACACGCTGGCCCGCAAGGCGCTGGACTCGGCGGGCGTACACACCGAGCTGTCGACTCGCGTCCGCTGCATCTCCCGTGCGGAGCTGGGGCGTTGGCAGGTCGAGGTGGACGGCGAACTGCTGGAGGCGGACACCGTCGTTCTCGCCGTACCGCAGCGCGAGGCCCATGCGCTGCTGCCCGAGGGGGCTCTGGAGGACCCCGACAGGCTGCTCGACATCGGCACCGCGCCGATCCTCAACATCCATGTGCTGTACGACCGCAAGGTCCTGCGCCGCCCGTTCTTCGCCGCGCTCGGCACGCCGGTCCAGTGGGTCTTCGACCGCACAGAGGCCTCAGGGTTCACCGGCGGCCAGTATCTTGCCCTGTCCCAGTCGGCTGCCGAGGACGAGATCGACACGCCCGTCGCCGTACTGCGCGAGCGGTATCTGCCCGAGCTGGAGCGGCTGTTGCCCGCCGCGCGCGGAGCGGGAGTCCGCGACTTCTTCGTCACCCGGGAGCGTACGGCGACCTTCGCCCCGAGCCCGGGCGTCGGCAGGCTGCGACCCGGTGCCCGTACCAGAGCACCAGGCCTGTACCTTGCGGGCGCGTGGACCGCCACCGGCTGGCCCGCGACCATGGAGAGTGCCGTACGCAGCGGCTTCAGCGCCGCCGGCGCCGCACTCTCCGCTCTCGGCCGTCCCCATGAACATCCGCTCAAGGAGGCGGCGTGA
- a CDS encoding ABC transporter permease gives MSDTTHDGAIVTSAPPSADEGLTRAQLADKYGLSVSGARPGLVEYIRQLWGRRHFIVAFASAKLTAQYSQAKLGQLWQVATPLLNAAVYYLIFGLILGTRKGIANDVFIPFLVTGVFVFTFTQTSVMAGVRAISGNLGLVRALHFPRAALPISFALQQLQQLMFSMVVLFVIAAAFGSYPSLSWLLIVPALALQFVFNIGIALMMARLGSKTPDLAQLMPFIMRTWMYASGVMYSIPVMLKDKPAWIAEVLGYNPAAVYMDLVRFALIDGYGASNLPSHVWFAAVFWAVLFGVAGFVYFWKAEERYGRG, from the coding sequence GTGAGTGACACAACCCATGACGGTGCGATTGTGACGAGCGCCCCGCCATCCGCCGATGAAGGCCTGACGCGGGCGCAGCTCGCCGACAAGTACGGCCTTTCGGTGAGCGGTGCCCGACCGGGTCTCGTCGAGTACATCCGTCAGCTCTGGGGCAGGCGCCACTTCATCGTGGCCTTCGCCTCGGCGAAGCTGACCGCCCAGTACAGCCAGGCCAAGCTCGGCCAGCTCTGGCAGGTGGCGACGCCACTGCTGAACGCTGCCGTGTACTACTTGATCTTCGGCCTCATCCTGGGGACCAGGAAGGGCATCGCCAACGATGTCTTCATCCCTTTCCTGGTGACAGGTGTCTTCGTCTTCACCTTCACGCAGACCTCGGTGATGGCCGGTGTCCGCGCCATCTCGGGCAATCTCGGGCTGGTACGGGCACTGCACTTCCCCAGGGCGGCACTGCCGATCTCCTTCGCCCTTCAGCAGCTTCAGCAGCTGATGTTCTCGATGGTCGTGCTCTTCGTCATCGCGGCGGCGTTCGGCAGCTACCCCTCGCTCAGCTGGCTGCTGATCGTGCCCGCGCTGGCCCTGCAGTTCGTCTTCAACATCGGCATCGCCCTGATGATGGCGAGGCTGGGCAGCAAAACGCCCGACCTGGCCCAGCTGATGCCGTTCATCATGCGCACGTGGATGTACGCCTCGGGCGTCATGTACTCCATCCCGGTCATGCTGAAGGACAAGCCGGCCTGGATCGCCGAAGTGCTCGGCTACAACCCCGCAGCCGTCTACATGGACTTGGTCCGCTTCGCGCTCATCGACGGGTACGGCGCGTCCAATCTGCCCTCGCATGTCTGGTTCGCGGCAGTCTTCTGGGCCGTTCTCTTCGGCGTCGCCGGCTTTGTGTACTTCTGGAAGGCTGAGGAACGATATGGACGTGGCTGA
- a CDS encoding iron-containing alcohol dehydrogenase family protein, whose protein sequence is MPVLTRLIPSPVVVDISRGALDDLAGLLADQRISSSGKLAIAVSGGSGQALRHKLSPVLPGAAWFEVAGGTIDSAVRLADDIKGKRYDAVVGLGGGKVIDVAKYAAARVGLPMVAVATNLSHDGLCSPVSTLDNDNGRGSYGVPTPIAMVIDLDVIREAPVRFVRSGIGEAISNISAIADWELSHRETGEAVDGLAAAMGRTAGESVLRHPGGVGDDEFLTVLAEALVLSGIAMSISGDTRPSSGACHEISHAFDLLYPKRAASHGEQVGIGAAFAMHLRGAHEQSGLFAEVLRRHGLPVLPEEIGFSTDEFVKAVQYAPQTRPGRFTILEHLDLTTDQIRDAYADYAKTISS, encoded by the coding sequence GTGCCTGTACTGACCCGACTGATCCCGTCCCCGGTTGTCGTCGACATCAGCCGCGGCGCCTTGGACGATCTGGCCGGCCTCCTGGCCGACCAGCGGATCTCCTCATCCGGCAAGCTGGCCATCGCCGTCAGCGGCGGCTCCGGCCAGGCACTGCGGCACAAGCTCTCGCCGGTGCTCCCGGGCGCCGCCTGGTTCGAGGTCGCCGGCGGAACGATCGACTCCGCCGTCAGACTCGCCGACGACATCAAGGGCAAGCGGTACGACGCCGTGGTCGGCCTCGGCGGCGGCAAGGTCATCGACGTGGCGAAGTACGCCGCCGCGCGGGTCGGCCTGCCCATGGTCGCCGTCGCGACGAACCTGTCCCATGACGGCCTGTGCTCGCCGGTGTCCACCCTGGACAACGACAACGGCCGCGGCTCCTACGGTGTGCCAACCCCGATCGCAATGGTCATCGACCTTGACGTCATCCGCGAGGCGCCGGTCCGGTTCGTGCGCTCCGGCATCGGGGAGGCGATCTCCAACATCTCGGCGATCGCGGACTGGGAGCTGTCCCACCGCGAGACGGGCGAGGCCGTCGACGGCCTCGCCGCCGCCATGGGCCGCACCGCCGGCGAATCCGTCCTGCGCCACCCCGGAGGGGTCGGCGACGACGAGTTCCTCACGGTCCTCGCCGAGGCCCTCGTGCTCTCCGGCATCGCGATGTCGATCAGCGGCGACACTCGCCCCTCGTCCGGCGCCTGTCACGAGATCAGCCACGCCTTCGATCTGCTCTACCCCAAGCGGGCCGCCAGTCACGGCGAGCAGGTCGGCATCGGAGCCGCCTTCGCGATGCACCTGCGCGGTGCGCACGAGCAGTCCGGACTCTTCGCCGAGGTGCTCCGCAGGCACGGCCTGCCGGTGCTGCCCGAGGAAATCGGGTTCTCCACCGACGAGTTCGTCAAGGCCGTCCAGTACGCACCACAGACCCGTCCGGGCCGCTTCACCATCCTCGAGCACCTTGACCTCACCACCGACCAGATCAGGGACGCGTACGCCGACTATGCCAAGACCATCAGTAGCTGA
- the hpnD gene encoding presqualene diphosphate synthase HpnD codes for MEGPTEASAPVQAAYSYCEAVTGRQARNFAYGIRLLPTDKRQAMSALYAFSRRVDDIGDGELAPEAKRNRLDSTRDVLERIRRDAVQEDDTDPVAVALADAARRFPLPLTGLDELIDGVLMDVRGETYETWDDLKVYCRCVAGAIGRLSLGVFGTQPGARGAERAAEYADTLGLALQLTNILRDVREDAANGRTYLPADDLAKFGCSAGFHTATPPPGSDFAGLVHFEVRRARTLFAEGYRLLPMLDRRSGACVAAMAGIYRRLLDRIERDPEAVLRGRVSLPGHEKAYVAVRGLSGLDARHITRQTLRGRV; via the coding sequence ATGGAGGGACCGACCGAGGCGTCGGCGCCGGTGCAGGCCGCGTACAGCTACTGCGAGGCCGTCACCGGCCGGCAGGCCCGGAACTTCGCCTACGGCATCAGGCTGCTGCCCACCGACAAGCGACAGGCCATGTCGGCGCTGTACGCGTTCTCGCGACGGGTCGACGACATCGGTGACGGCGAGCTCGCGCCCGAGGCCAAGCGGAACCGGCTGGACAGCACGCGGGACGTGTTGGAGCGGATCCGCCGAGACGCGGTCCAGGAGGACGACACCGACCCGGTCGCGGTCGCCCTCGCCGACGCGGCCCGCCGCTTCCCCCTGCCGCTCACAGGCCTCGACGAGCTCATCGACGGCGTCCTGATGGACGTACGCGGCGAGACCTACGAGACCTGGGACGACCTCAAGGTCTACTGCCGGTGTGTCGCGGGCGCGATCGGGCGGCTCTCCCTCGGCGTGTTCGGCACCCAGCCCGGCGCGCGCGGCGCCGAGCGCGCCGCCGAGTACGCCGATACGCTGGGGCTCGCCCTTCAACTCACCAACATCCTCAGGGACGTTCGGGAGGACGCGGCCAACGGGCGTACCTATCTGCCTGCCGACGACCTCGCCAAGTTCGGCTGCTCCGCGGGCTTCCACACCGCGACCCCGCCGCCCGGCTCCGACTTCGCGGGCCTGGTGCACTTCGAAGTACGGCGCGCCCGCACCCTGTTCGCCGAGGGCTACCGCCTGCTGCCCATGCTCGACCGGCGCAGCGGCGCCTGTGTCGCCGCTATGGCCGGGATCTACCGCCGGCTTCTCGACCGCATCGAACGCGACCCCGAGGCGGTGCTGCGCGGCCGCGTCTCGCTGCCGGGGCACGAGAAGGCGTACGTCGCCGTGCGTGGGCTGTCCGGACTCGACGCCCGCCACATCACGCGGCAGACCCTGAGGGGGCGGGTCTGA
- a CDS encoding CDP-alcohol phosphatidyltransferase family protein, translated as MPRPSVAELRPVVHPAGVKDRRSGEHWGGRLYMREISLRITRRLVTTKVTPNQLTYLMTLCGVLAAPALLVPGIWGAVLGVVAVQLYLLLDCVDGEVARWKKQFSLSGVYLDRVGAYLCDAAVLVGFGLRAADLWGPGPVDWRWAFLGTLAALGAILIKAETDLVGVARHQGGLPPVKDAAAEPRSSGMALARRAAAALKFHRLVLGIEASLLILVLAVLDAVQGDLFFSRLGVAVLAGIAMLQTVLHLVSILASSRLK; from the coding sequence ATGCCAAGACCATCAGTAGCTGAACTCCGTCCGGTCGTTCACCCGGCGGGAGTGAAGGACCGGCGAAGCGGCGAGCACTGGGGCGGCCGCCTGTACATGCGCGAGATCTCCCTGCGCATAACCCGGCGCCTGGTCACCACCAAGGTCACGCCGAACCAGCTGACCTACCTGATGACCCTCTGCGGCGTCCTCGCGGCCCCCGCGCTGCTCGTGCCGGGCATCTGGGGCGCCGTCCTCGGCGTCGTGGCGGTCCAGCTCTACCTGCTGCTCGACTGCGTCGACGGCGAGGTCGCCCGCTGGAAGAAGCAGTTCTCGCTCTCCGGCGTGTACCTGGACCGCGTCGGCGCGTATCTGTGCGACGCCGCCGTGCTGGTCGGCTTCGGCTTGCGCGCCGCCGACCTGTGGGGCCCCGGACCGGTCGACTGGCGGTGGGCCTTCCTCGGCACCCTCGCCGCGCTCGGCGCGATCCTGATCAAGGCCGAGACCGACCTGGTCGGGGTCGCCCGCCATCAGGGCGGGCTGCCGCCGGTCAAGGACGCGGCGGCCGAGCCGCGCTCGTCCGGCATGGCACTGGCCCGCCGGGCCGCCGCGGCGCTGAAGTTCCACCGGCTCGTCCTCGGCATCGAGGCGTCCCTGCTCATCCTGGTGCTCGCCGTTCTGGACGCTGTCCAGGGCGACCTGTTCTTCTCGCGCCTCGGCGTCGCCGTGCTGGCCGGCATCGCGATGCTCCAGACGGTGCTTCACCTGGTGTCCATCCTCGCTTCGAGCAGGCTGAAATGA
- a CDS encoding DUF5941 domain-containing protein, with amino-acid sequence MSTAILTGPPVPGSSLEGDLRSLGFDVRTASGAEETAALVAAVPAADRVAVVDPRFVGHVHSLRLALTDPRFPAAAVPGALTAQPGARAALTRVLPAAGSGTPSGAVDDSDTLSAVAAVVLPDVLADALDAEGTAVHRPELGSLVATVPGDPQIRNEARQAVTAVDEEEVRLRSAVKARDGFFTTFCISPYSRYLARWCARRGLTPNQVTTASLLTALIAAAAAATGTRGGYIAAGLLLLFSFVLDCTDGQLARYSLQYSTLGAWLDATFDRAKEYAYYAGLALGAARGGDDVWALALGAMVLQTCRHVVDFSFNEANHDAVSNTSPTAALSDKLDSVGWTVWVRRMIVLPIGERWAMIAVLTAVTTPRIVFYALLIGCAFAACYTTAGRVLRSLTRTAHRTDRAARALADLADSGPLAEAVAGGFTKRARLPALAPFLIALVGGVAVVATAALTDYGSPWPAVAAVAYVITSGIAVARPLKGALDWLVPPIFRAAEYGTVLALAARAEVNGALPAAFGLVAAVAYHHYDTVYRIRGGTGAPPHWLVRVVGGHEGRTLAVAVLAALVTNAHFTIALTVLAVAVALVVLVESIRFWVSSGAPAVHDEGEPA; translated from the coding sequence CTGTCGACCGCCATCCTCACCGGTCCGCCGGTACCCGGATCGTCGCTCGAGGGCGATCTGCGGTCGCTGGGTTTTGACGTACGGACCGCCTCCGGCGCCGAGGAGACCGCAGCGCTGGTCGCCGCCGTCCCGGCCGCCGACCGCGTCGCCGTCGTCGACCCCCGCTTCGTCGGGCACGTTCACTCCCTGCGGCTGGCGCTCACGGACCCCCGCTTCCCGGCGGCCGCGGTGCCCGGCGCGCTGACTGCTCAGCCCGGGGCGCGTGCCGCGCTGACCAGGGTCCTGCCGGCCGCGGGCAGCGGCACCCCCTCCGGCGCCGTCGACGACAGCGACACCCTGTCGGCCGTGGCGGCCGTGGTGCTGCCCGACGTACTCGCCGACGCGCTGGATGCCGAAGGCACCGCCGTGCACAGGCCCGAGCTGGGATCGCTTGTCGCGACCGTGCCCGGTGACCCCCAGATCCGTAACGAGGCACGGCAGGCCGTCACGGCGGTCGACGAGGAGGAGGTACGGCTGCGCTCGGCAGTGAAGGCCCGCGACGGCTTCTTCACCACCTTCTGCATCAGCCCGTACTCCCGCTATCTCGCGCGCTGGTGCGCACGCCGGGGACTGACCCCCAACCAGGTCACCACCGCCTCGCTGCTGACCGCGCTGATCGCGGCCGCCGCGGCGGCCACCGGGACCCGCGGCGGCTACATCGCGGCCGGCCTGCTGCTGCTGTTCTCCTTCGTCCTGGACTGCACCGACGGCCAGCTGGCCCGCTACTCGCTTCAGTACTCCACGCTGGGCGCCTGGCTGGACGCGACGTTCGACCGGGCCAAGGAGTACGCGTACTACGCGGGCCTCGCCCTCGGCGCGGCCCGCGGCGGCGACGACGTATGGGCGCTTGCGCTCGGAGCGATGGTGCTGCAGACCTGCCGCCATGTCGTGGACTTCTCCTTCAACGAGGCCAACCACGACGCCGTGTCCAACACGAGCCCCACCGCCGCGCTCTCCGACAAGCTCGACAGCGTCGGCTGGACCGTCTGGGTGCGCAGGATGATCGTCCTGCCCATCGGTGAGCGCTGGGCGATGATCGCCGTGCTGACCGCGGTGACCACGCCCCGGATCGTGTTCTACGCACTGCTCATCGGCTGCGCCTTCGCGGCCTGCTACACCACCGCCGGCCGCGTCCTGCGCTCGCTGACCCGCACGGCGCACCGCACCGACCGGGCCGCCCGGGCGCTTGCCGACCTGGCCGACTCCGGCCCGCTCGCCGAGGCCGTCGCGGGCGGCTTCACCAAGCGCGCGCGCCTCCCCGCCCTCGCTCCCTTCCTGATCGCCCTGGTGGGCGGCGTTGCCGTGGTGGCGACCGCCGCCCTGACCGACTACGGCTCGCCCTGGCCGGCCGTCGCCGCTGTGGCGTATGTCATCACCTCGGGCATCGCCGTCGCCCGCCCCCTGAAGGGCGCACTCGACTGGCTGGTCCCGCCAATCTTCCGGGCCGCCGAGTACGGCACCGTCCTGGCGCTCGCGGCTCGCGCCGAGGTGAACGGAGCCTTGCCCGCGGCCTTCGGCCTGGTGGCGGCCGTCGCCTACCATCACTACGACACGGTGTACCGCATCCGCGGCGGTACGGGTGCGCCCCCGCACTGGCTGGTGCGGGTCGTCGGCGGGCACGAGGGGCGGACCCTGGCAGTCGCAGTGCTGGCCGCCCTGGTCACGAACGCACACTTCACGATCGCGCTGACGGTCCTTGCTGTGGCCGTGGCACTCGTGGTGCTCGTGGAGAGCATCCGCTTCTGGGTGTCCTCCGGGGCACCCGCCGTACATGACGAAGGAGAACCCGCATGA
- the hpnC gene encoding squalene synthase HpnC, whose translation MTGTRQARAAAPADPARATLDKAAHENFPVAPFFLPRAWRDDLMAVYGYARLVDDIGDGDLAPGGADARHLGVDAAKAEDRLVMLDAFETDLRRVFAGADADPHHPLLRALRPVVRRHSLTPEPFFRLIEANRQDQLVGRYKTYDELAAYCELSADPVGRLVLQITGTTSPERVRLSDSICTGLQIVEHLQDVSEDLGCDRIYLPADDMQRFHVTEEDLGAPTASASVRALIAYEAERARQLLDDGTPLVGSVHGRLRLLLAGFVAGGRAALTAIAAAGHDVLPGPPTATKADLLREVGAVLRRARREG comes from the coding sequence ATGACGGGCACCCGGCAGGCGCGCGCAGCAGCTCCGGCGGATCCCGCGCGCGCCACACTCGACAAGGCCGCGCACGAGAACTTTCCCGTGGCCCCCTTCTTTCTTCCGCGTGCCTGGCGCGACGACCTGATGGCGGTGTACGGCTACGCCCGCCTTGTCGACGACATCGGCGACGGCGACCTCGCGCCCGGCGGTGCGGACGCCCGCCACCTCGGCGTCGACGCCGCGAAGGCCGAAGACCGGCTGGTGATGCTGGACGCCTTCGAGACGGATCTGCGCCGCGTTTTCGCCGGGGCCGACGCCGACCCGCACCACCCGCTGCTGCGCGCCCTGCGGCCGGTCGTACGCCGCCACTCGCTCACCCCGGAGCCCTTCTTCAGGCTGATCGAAGCCAACCGCCAGGATCAGCTGGTGGGACGCTACAAGACGTACGACGAGCTCGCCGCGTACTGCGAGCTGTCCGCCGACCCCGTCGGCAGGCTGGTACTTCAGATCACCGGCACCACCAGCCCCGAGCGCGTCCGCCTCTCCGACTCGATCTGCACCGGGCTCCAGATCGTCGAGCACCTCCAGGACGTGAGCGAGGACCTCGGGTGCGACCGGATCTATCTGCCTGCCGATGACATGCAGCGGTTCCATGTCACCGAGGAGGACCTCGGCGCACCGACCGCGAGCGCGTCGGTGCGCGCGCTGATCGCATACGAAGCGGAACGCGCCCGGCAGCTCCTGGATGACGGTACGCCGCTGGTGGGTAGCGTCCACGGCAGGCTGCGGCTGCTGCTCGCCGGGTTCGTGGCCGGAGGGCGCGCCGCCCTCACCGCGATCGCGGCCGCGGGGCACGACGTCCTGCCCGGACCGCCCACCGCGACCAAGGCCGATCTGCTGCGTGAAGTGGGAGCAGTCTTGCGAAGAGCGCGTAGAGAGGGGTGA
- a CDS encoding ABC transporter ATP-binding protein, with translation MAEDIARQRIPTVIADDVHIVYRVHGGSGGKGSATAALSRILRRDKGESRSIRKVHAVRGVSFTAYRGEAIGLIGTNGSGKSTLLRAIAGLLPTESGKVYTDGQPSLLGVNAALMGDLTGERNVILGGLAMGMSREEIRDRYEGIVEFSGINEKGDFITLPMRTYSSGMGARLRFSIAAAKNHDVLMIDEALATGDRKFQIRSEERIRELRKEAGTVFLVSHGAKVIRDTCDRVLWLERGELLMDGPTDEVLRAYEKETGK, from the coding sequence GTGGCTGAGGACATCGCGCGGCAGCGCATCCCCACTGTCATCGCCGACGACGTGCACATCGTGTACCGGGTCCACGGCGGCAGCGGCGGCAAAGGCAGCGCCACCGCGGCCCTGAGCCGGATACTCCGCCGCGACAAGGGAGAGTCCCGCAGTATCCGCAAGGTTCACGCGGTGCGCGGCGTCTCCTTCACCGCGTACCGCGGCGAGGCGATCGGCCTGATCGGAACCAACGGCTCCGGCAAGTCGACTCTGCTGCGCGCCATCGCCGGCCTGCTGCCGACGGAGAGCGGCAAGGTGTACACCGACGGTCAGCCCTCCCTGCTCGGCGTCAACGCCGCGCTCATGGGCGATCTCACCGGCGAGCGGAACGTCATCCTCGGCGGCCTGGCGATGGGCATGTCGCGCGAGGAGATCCGCGACCGTTATGAGGGGATCGTCGAGTTCTCGGGCATCAACGAGAAGGGCGACTTCATCACCCTTCCGATGCGCACCTACTCCTCCGGCATGGGCGCCAGGCTCCGCTTCTCCATCGCCGCCGCCAAGAACCACGACGTCCTCATGATCGACGAGGCTCTGGCGACGGGTGACCGAAAGTTCCAGATCCGCTCCGAGGAGCGGATCCGCGAGCTCCGCAAGGAGGCGGGCACCGTCTTCCTGGTCAGCCATGGCGCGAAGGTGATCAGGGACACCTGCGACCGCGTCCTGTGGCTGGAGCGGGGTGAACTCCTGATGGACGGCCCGACCGACGAGGTCCTGAGGGCGTACGAGAAGGAGACCGGCAAGTAG